A section of the Verrucomicrobiota bacterium genome encodes:
- a CDS encoding dihydrofolate reductase, producing the protein MKPIYMIVACAENRVIGKEGGGLPWSIPEDTAYWKEKVTGGVMIEGRRCFEELGGAFPDTDTIVLSRDPNFSPGAVLSAVSLPLAIELAQGLGGEGPIWLCGGPTVYQEGMEYAERLYLTQVHTEAEGVAYFPDWRSNFTVELERRDSSNADYSYSFLVLGRAK; encoded by the coding sequence ATGAAACCGATCTATATGATAGTGGCTTGCGCCGAGAACCGGGTCATTGGGAAAGAAGGAGGCGGACTTCCGTGGTCGATTCCAGAGGACACCGCTTATTGGAAGGAAAAGGTCACAGGAGGCGTCATGATCGAAGGTCGTCGCTGTTTCGAAGAGCTGGGTGGAGCATTTCCAGACACTGATACCATTGTCCTAAGCCGCGATCCCAATTTTTCGCCCGGCGCAGTTCTCTCCGCAGTTTCTCTGCCCCTGGCAATCGAGCTTGCTCAAGGCCTCGGTGGTGAGGGCCCGATTTGGCTTTGTGGCGGCCCGACCGTCTACCAGGAAGGAATGGAGTACGCCGAGCGATTATACCTGACTCAGGTTCATACCGAAGCAGAAGGTGTCGCCTACTTCCCTGACTGGCGTTCCAATTTCACAGTCGAACTGGAAAGACGGGATAGTTCAAATGCAGATTACTCTTATAGTTTCCTTGTGTTGGGCCGCGCTAAGTAA
- a CDS encoding DUF4252 domain-containing protein encodes MKKLISLFGAAALLWAVPAQAIESFDSNPGYIDFSKYIGVHAEDSKVEVQLKGPLLKLAASIIEAQNEDLSGLIGSVQLVRVHVYDVNEENREQFAKSVSAIAKNLTEKNWEQLVTVKDGDENVAVFANMPSDDAIAGIVVSVSSGDEAVFINVVGNVAIEALADLGKQLNIPELDEVGKMLKEKS; translated from the coding sequence ATGAAAAAACTTATATCACTATTCGGCGCCGCAGCCCTTCTGTGGGCAGTACCCGCTCAAGCTATCGAGTCGTTTGATTCGAATCCTGGCTATATCGACTTCTCAAAATATATCGGCGTGCATGCTGAGGATTCCAAAGTCGAGGTCCAATTAAAAGGGCCGCTTCTCAAGTTGGCCGCATCCATCATCGAAGCGCAAAACGAGGACCTCTCCGGTCTTATTGGCAGCGTCCAATTAGTCCGTGTTCATGTATACGATGTGAACGAGGAGAATCGGGAGCAGTTTGCCAAAAGTGTTTCCGCTATCGCTAAAAACCTGACTGAAAAAAATTGGGAACAGTTGGTCACCGTTAAAGATGGAGATGAAAATGTGGCTGTGTTCGCCAACATGCCCTCGGACGATGCGATTGCAGGAATCGTCGTAAGTGTCTCTTCCGGCGACGAGGCGGTATTTATCAACGTCGTCGGCAACGTTGCCATTGAAGCTCTGGCAGATCTGGGAAAGCAGCTCAACATACCTGAGCTCGATGAGGTCGGCAAAATGCTGAAGGAGAAGAGCTAG
- a CDS encoding DUF4252 domain-containing protein has protein sequence MKRTLSIVGAISVLTALFVGCGPTDAQFKDVKSALFSGNETLNTNFELSLGAAPIWLVGTIAGFLNEPEAKEASEYIDHLSKIDIGVYELQDSLKGRFKEISKRVRLGMEPHGFEPIVLVHEKNECVGVYAPLGGDKLTREFFVVVMQKKEVVLVRVEGNFEKLAKAVFRNHGHELPNFQKGSTVEMVL, from the coding sequence ATGAAACGCACTCTTTCAATAGTGGGGGCGATCTCCGTCCTCACCGCCCTTTTCGTGGGTTGCGGTCCGACAGACGCGCAATTTAAGGACGTTAAATCAGCTTTGTTCTCCGGGAACGAAACACTCAATACGAATTTCGAGCTAAGTCTGGGAGCCGCTCCCATTTGGCTGGTGGGAACCATTGCCGGATTTTTGAATGAACCCGAAGCAAAAGAAGCGAGTGAATACATCGACCACCTAAGCAAAATCGATATTGGTGTCTATGAGCTTCAAGATTCTCTGAAAGGACGATTCAAAGAAATTAGTAAACGCGTTCGTCTGGGTATGGAACCGCATGGATTTGAACCTATAGTTCTGGTCCATGAAAAGAACGAATGCGTGGGGGTTTACGCCCCATTGGGAGGTGATAAACTCACACGAGAGTTTTTCGTCGTAGTAATGCAAAAAAAGGAAGTGGTGCTGGTGCGAGTAGAGGGAAATTTCGAGAAGTTGGCCAAAGCCGTTTTCCGGAATCATGGGCACGAGCTGCCAAACTTTCAGAAGGGTTCCACCGTTGAAATGGTGCTGTAG
- a CDS encoding agmatine deiminase family protein, with protein MKSTFALSLVLLITLSATIPSSLPGQASNSKDTDWPGHISLINQTLPDFFGPQSLPMRPVPIERAIAEWETTRAVLVSMPLAATLSNPPFFDYYLALIKAAVSYVDVGILHGVSDAKTVDRFIKRLEDEGFTGDELANIHFIESQASDFWIRDYGPVFGLGPGGGLVVFDNMYRPLEPELETWNQAPMSIDSPSLTQDHKGFENYKNEKRRLETSPLYISKFIRQTYNYSSVLVRPPLHLQGGDYITDGNGRFYISEDTILANADDRETVEKVFRDYYGADELFVLKSFPGIAAKHLDLLMKLVDENTIIFAAPPVTTNGTSRHNRRLYAEIAAIQKSNEAYLRKYHPNCKILHAPILPLLSEDFDTILNKIRAQIFAYVCDELGISYLTYHQLSRNHPDRLEIKKIVADYLDKQFQKPIDLIKHADLDLVTRTYMNADLNTLMDTNTDLKTIFRSYLNSLFIKNKEGETAWLLPRYRARNGESAEDIESHEKTVEKLYRSLNPEAKIHWLDSDVMAETLGAIHCTTISIPHVNSENSAAKKLRITN; from the coding sequence ATGAAATCCACCTTCGCTCTCAGCCTGGTTTTGTTAATTACTCTTTCTGCCACCATCCCAAGCTCCTTGCCAGGTCAGGCGTCAAATTCAAAGGATACAGATTGGCCTGGCCACATCTCCTTAATAAACCAGACTTTGCCTGATTTTTTTGGCCCCCAAAGTCTTCCCATGAGGCCTGTGCCTATCGAAAGAGCCATTGCAGAATGGGAAACGACCCGCGCAGTATTGGTAAGCATGCCCTTGGCAGCTACCTTGAGTAATCCTCCATTTTTTGACTATTATCTGGCCCTGATCAAAGCAGCCGTGAGCTACGTGGATGTTGGTATCTTGCACGGCGTATCCGATGCAAAAACGGTCGATCGCTTTATAAAACGATTGGAGGATGAAGGGTTCACGGGGGATGAACTTGCAAACATTCATTTCATAGAGAGCCAGGCGTCTGATTTTTGGATCAGGGACTATGGTCCTGTATTCGGACTTGGCCCTGGTGGTGGTCTGGTGGTTTTCGACAATATGTACCGCCCCCTGGAACCGGAGCTGGAAACGTGGAATCAGGCTCCGATGTCCATCGATTCACCCTCTTTGACCCAGGATCACAAAGGATTTGAGAACTATAAAAACGAAAAGCGACGATTGGAGACATCACCGCTGTATATTTCCAAATTCATCCGACAAACTTACAATTATTCAAGTGTGCTGGTGCGACCTCCACTTCACTTACAGGGAGGAGACTACATAACCGACGGAAACGGCAGATTTTATATTTCAGAGGATACGATTCTAGCCAATGCCGACGACAGGGAAACCGTCGAAAAGGTGTTTAGGGATTATTACGGTGCAGACGAGTTGTTTGTCCTCAAATCGTTTCCAGGCATAGCTGCAAAACATTTGGATTTGCTGATGAAACTTGTAGACGAAAACACGATAATTTTCGCTGCCCCTCCCGTTACCACAAACGGAACGAGCAGGCATAACCGCCGTTTATATGCGGAGATCGCGGCTATCCAAAAGTCCAACGAAGCATACCTCAGAAAATATCATCCAAATTGCAAAATTCTACATGCGCCGATACTGCCTCTGTTATCAGAAGATTTTGATACCATACTGAATAAAATTCGGGCGCAAATATTTGCCTATGTTTGCGATGAACTCGGCATTAGTTACCTAACCTATCACCAATTGAGCAGGAATCATCCAGACAGGTTAGAGATCAAAAAAATAGTGGCAGATTATTTGGACAAGCAGTTTCAAAAGCCCATCGATTTGATAAAACATGCTGACCTCGATCTTGTGACTCGTACCTACATGAACGCAGATCTGAATACGCTGATGGATACCAATACAGATCTGAAAACCATTTTTCGGTCCTATTTGAACAGCCTTTTCATTAAAAACAAAGAAGGCGAAACCGCGTGGTTGTTGCCGCGCTACCGAGCTCGAAATGGAGAATCAGCCGAGGACATTGAAAGCCATGAGAAAACGGTCGAGAAACTGTATCGATCTTTAAATCCAGAGGCTAAAATTCATTGGTTGGATTCCGATGTGATGGCTGAAACACTGGGTGCAATCCATTGCACCACTATTTCAATTCCTCATGTGAATTCTGAAAATAGCGCTGCCAAAAAGTTGAGGATTACGAATTAG